Below is a genomic region from Cotesia glomerata isolate CgM1 linkage group LG5, MPM_Cglom_v2.3, whole genome shotgun sequence.
CAGCGACGCGATGCGGGCCCAAGCAATTGTAACACAGGCGGTATTTTTCGACAATGTCGATTCGTTCCTCCAAAGTAGCGGCCTTAAAGATTGGACAGAACAACATGTAATGTTCCTCAGGGCACAGCGGGCAATTTCTTCTGGGCTTTTCTTTGTATTGAATAGCGGTGTGAGAGGATGTTGTCTTCTGATGTTTATTACTGCGTGAGCCTCCGGATTTATGACCTTTAGATTGCTTCTTGGGTTCCGAAGCGGGTTCCAAGTTCTCCCAAGCCCTGACTTTGGACTTGAGAAACTCGTGGAGCTGAACGTAAGTCGGCATGTTATCAGTAAGACCCAGGCTGGTCTCCCAATCTTCTCTAACGGCGGGCGGCAAGCGGCGTAGCGTCAGGTGTATGATTATCAGGTCCCAGTGATCTACTGGAACTCCTTGGGCCTTGATGGAATCCAGAGCCTTTTGGTTGGATAGTAACAAGGAATCCAATTTAGCGGCTGATCTAGCGGGAACAGACTCACCAACCAGCAGGTCTTCAAGATGTGATGATACAACGCGGCGAGGATTGGAATAGCAGCTTTTCAAAAGGTTCCATGCGGGCTCAAATGACTCATCAGTGGATGACATGTTACCAATAAGCTGGTGTGCTTCATCTTTGGTGAATGTCTTCAAATAATGCATCCTCTGGCTGTTTTTCAGAAGTGCATTGTCAATAACAATATCGGAGAAGAGCTGACTAAATGATCCCCAGCGCTTAAAGTCTCCAGAGAAGCTCTGGAGCATAATTTTTGGGAGTCCAGTACCCGATGAGCCTCCCATGAAGGCGGTGCTATGCATAGCCAGGTTTTGTTGTGTTTGTGCGGCTTCTCTGGCATCAATCTCCTGCTGAATGACGTCTTTGTGGGTGGCTATGCGGGTCTCCAAGATTGCATAGGTGGCGTGAGCGTTAGTATAATGATTCCCGATGTGGTACTCGTGTTCAAGTACTTCCGGGTACGTCTCAAAGATCAGCGAGTTCAAATTAGTAATGTCCAGCCAAATCTTGGAGCTTTGTGTTGCCACTGACTCAATAGCGGTGATCGTAAGCGAGTTAAGCTCCTCATTAGTTAAGCGATCCACCATGGCGTACAAAGCATCCAGTTACTGCTTTTGCATAGCAATAGCAGTTTCAAACTGCATTGCGGTGTTTAATGTAGGACCGAGATCGAGTTTTCAGTCAATTAAAGCGGAAAGTTCAGCGTACCGGTGTACGAATGACTACCAGGAGCAGCACCCGATGTGCTCTGCGATGCTCCTGACACTCGACCTTTCCTAGCGGTATTACACTTCACTTAACACAGCACAATTTTTAGCggtatgattaattaaattaattgagatAGAGCCAGCCTGATCCGGCTCGAGGGACCAATGAAAAATgttgaaagagcggaaaagcggggatcaggtttaggtctggatatctcaattaaaacgcgtaaataattatcaaaattaacactataaatttatttacactaaatacaagttatatttaatatgttaaatagcggattgtttaaataaaagcggatttataaTACACAGCGTGGTTAGCACAAGCGAtaccggttgacacgtgggtgAACACTCTGCCGGCACTgtaaaagcggtgaaataaatgcacaaataacacaatttatctgtaacaaattagagcgaattattagcggttaatttaagcaatttaaattataaaaatagcgaaatgaggttaattaacaataagcgaaagtaaagcggAATTAATGGCGACTCGTTGCAACGAAAGCGTGGAaacgaaagataataataataatgcgtcttcttcctcgtcgacttggggaagaaggctgaTTGCGCATGTCagcggagcgatcagccaatcacACCACCGAGACATGGCGTGATCAGTCAAGCTAAGCATTCATAGGCGGTTAGTTTTTGCGAGAACTAGCGGTCGACAGGTGCGGCTCGTGaaattgggagtcccccaggggcgagttaatcgctactgggccttgttcaccgaacattCTCCCCCGGGTTGGCG
It encodes:
- the LOC123266001 gene encoding uncharacterized protein LOC123266001, giving the protein MVDRLTNEELNSLTITAIESVATQSSKIWLDITNLNSLIFETYPEVLEHEYHIGNHYTNAHATYAILETRIATHKDVIQQEIDAREAAQTQQNLAMHSTAFMGGSSGTGLPKIMLQSFSGDFKRWGSFSQLFSDIVIDNALLKNSQRMHYLKTFTKDEAHQLIGNMSSTDESFEPAWNLLKSCYSNPRRVVSSHLEDLLVGESVPARSAAKLDSLLLSNQKALDSIKAQGVPVDHWDLIIIHLTLRRLPPAVREDWETSLGLTDNMPTYVQLHEFLKSKVRAWENLEPASEPKKQSKGHKSGGSRSNKHQKTTSSHTAIQYKEKPRRNCPLCPEEHYMLFCPIFKAATLEERIDIVEKYRLCYNCLGPHRVADCKTAQGCRKCSQRHHTSIH